A portion of the Drosophila innubila isolate TH190305 chromosome 3L unlocalized genomic scaffold, UK_Dinn_1.0 0_D_3L, whole genome shotgun sequence genome contains these proteins:
- the LOC117788516 gene encoding uncharacterized protein LOC117788516, producing MALPAPDNNNKVLAKSVRPLGYRPSVPLPTEEIEEPPPVEPGPPKKKKKLSSKKKEKSNNSSQKGYLCPCCKNSNRNQSEENRKLVDRENRANTSRRDEPMIKQVNQMNQLLVQGFQTSISKNEMLEDELGRDHNPADMDGNKLSMSRKKVYGQNNLRKGDHVQATKCDRKNKRHNYPNVNEWIKNGDNHVLDDKKGVKELKIRLLRQETHNSPAVLEEYNVAAFIRRPSSHPAQKSDKKSQLSRDRDMEKLHAINEENFKTVWSDLKRFCQKNCAKYDDMSRKPVVLVPFRPDSEDNGQMVGMCKPDEWKEFKFPRQNSWKRVFQTDFNRRSHVITKMKEENTTIAVSLKIQRDPIRPNLNLFQSQKVFQAVLIPLNHVHPWQMREYLVIVRILMNQKGRLAPNLNRRNHQEHAVHQIVPNLLDQELLEKMSEKYLIGKMLFKSVLNPQSHDRSNLHQRSQRETIVLKTNLR from the exons ATGGCGTTGCCAGCTcctgacaataacaacaaggtCTTGGCCAAATCAG TTCGTCCTTTGGGGTATAGACCAAGTGTACCTCTACCTACTGAAGAAATTGAAGAGCCCCCTCCTGTAGAACCTGGACCaccaaagaagaagaaaaagctTAGTTCAAAGAAAAAG gaaAAATCGAATAATTCTTCTCAAAAAGGATACCTGTGTCCTTGTTGCAAAAACAGTAATAGAAATCAATCTGAAGAGAATCGCAAGTTGGTCGATAGAGAAAACAGGGCTAATACATCTCGAAGGGATG AACCAATGATCAAACAAGTAAATCAGATGAATCAGTTACTAGTCCAAGGGTTTCAGACGTCGATATCCAAAAACGAAATGCTGGAGGACGAA cTTGGACGTGATCATAATCCCGCAGATATGGATGGTAATAAACTATCTATGAGTCGAAAGAAAGTTTATGGTCAGAATAATTTGCGGAAAGGTGATCATGTCCAAGCCACAAAGTGTGATAGGAAAAACAAACGTCACAATTATCCCAATGTTAATGAGTGGATTAAGAATGGGGATAATCATGTTTTGGATGATAAGAAGGGAGTCAAGGAGTTAAAGATACGTCTTTTAAGGCAGGAGACTCACAATTCGCCTGCTGTTTTAGAGGAATACAATGTGGCGGCATTTATTCGTAGACCCAGTTCGCATCCTGCACAAAAGAGTGATAAAAAGTCGCAATTGTCTAGAGACAGGGACATGGAAAAACTTCATGcaataaatgaagaaaattttaaaaccgtTTGGAGTGACCTCAAACGGTTTTGCCAGAAAAACTGTGCCAA ATACGATGATATGTCGAGAAAACCTGTTGTTTTGGTGCCATTTCGACCGGACAGCGAAGACAATGGACAAATGGTGGGCATGTGCAAGCCTGATGAATG gaaagaatttaaattccCAAGGCAAAATTCCT GGAAAAGGGTGTTCCAAACCGATTTCAATCGCCGAAGTCACGTTATTACCAAGATGAAAGAAGAAAACACCACAATCGCAGTCAGTCTAAAGATCCAGAGAGATCCTATAAGGCCGAACTTAAATCTTTTTCAAAGCCAAAAGGTATTCCAAGCCGTTCTGATTCCCTTAAATCACGTTCATCCTTGGCAGATGAGAGAATATCTCGTAATCGTACGCATTTTGATGAATCAGAAAGGACGTCTCGCTCCAAATCTAAACCGCAGGAACCATCAAGAACACGCAGTTCATCAAATCGTTCCAAATCTCCTAGACCAAGAACTTCTCGAGAAGATGTCAGAGAAGTATCTCATAGGGAAAATGTTGTTCAAATCCGTTCTGAATCCCCAAAGTCACGATCGTTCCAATCTCCACCAAAGGTCTCAGAGAGAAACTATCGTCCTAAAGACGAATCTCCGGTAA
- the LOC117788517 gene encoding transcription initiation factor TFIID subunit 12: protein MWYTAAAEYSHKKRIAHRPTTTIDDELAEFERRSRFFGNGNVLNPKQGSVVPTSRFGRNSLTPPPNRIRSPEILVRGTVVPTSRFGAGSYKFNQNRNITRSKSPTNVTRGTVAPTLRSTGGLIREPSRSGSPSRNTLRNPFKSDVPPTKKPNIKGDVQVPLHLSTDPLGKRSSLKSTLPTKLSSISKYPVNVESEEDNDNQVKVVAVGTKQSQMGSNIMQLIMVEPNTKSNSPVQKIHGVKKERMSTASVPSQIGKLSRTSNSKTPQKPEIVVQPTEQVQQEEVTETIEQQEAVQVDDAADELVDEPVVRSAAGAPGIELSSENVAAFEDEEQVQNQNMNMEFPNIKVYQCYPNECPPRIPDLGVMMCEECNKNNNLLNGSNLVTSCSVTEEHYLSFDADSGLQPTAGNCWNSVPQFGISHYMYPISDGQQHRASWHSNLQCPYSQAMMQTQPATRMSLNGRNGCNGCNRPSCRQQQQLQQQQQHNYANPQMQRNSSYSMFNPQQLAMSMQQRQQQQLQPLQQQQQQLSQQQMQQQHGLTELLAQQLQQQMQQAQAQITQVQMQLFNICGCSKEPNEQTQSIDAAEASTSGQVQGNKREEKCECECECESQPDARTTNGYVEQPTLSCAGKPNVSFCSQPPSVCQPQCGNVVPTLPAPPQPTVLSLGFSSMPPQSELSGATVPVNQTLLAPQQQFQSQQQQQFQSQQQQQQQQQQQFQHPSQQPPGMLSSQCPGNCFYSPCCRQRYAQMRFMMPRCWQRH from the exons ATGTGGTATACTGCGGCTGCGGAGTATTCACATAAGAAACGTATTGCCCATCGACCGACGACGACCATTGATGATGAGTTAGCTGAATTTGAAAGACGTAGTAGGTTTTTTGGAAATGGCAACGTGCTGAATCCGAAACAGGGCTCTGTGGTTCCGACCTCTAGATTTGGTAGGAATTCTTTAACGCCTCCTCCGAATAGAATTAGATCCCCCGAGATTTTAGTACGGGGTACTGTGGTGCCGACATCTAGATTTGGTGCTGGTTCCTacaaattcaatcaaaataGGAACATAACCAGAAGCAAATCCCCAACGAATGTGACTAGGGGAACTGTTGCTCCCACATTACGATCTACAGGTGGCTTAATCAGGGAGCCCAGCAGAAGTGGTTCCCCCTCACGTAACACTCTACGCAATCCCTTTAAAAGTGATGTTCCTCCAACGAAGAAACCCAACATTAAGGGAGACGTCCAAGTGCCTCTTCATTTGTCCACAGATCCGTTGGGTAAACGCAGTAGCTTGAAGTCAACCTTGCCTACAAAACTTAGTTCCATATCGAAGTATCCCGTAAATGTGGAATCAGAAGAGGACAACGATAATCAAGTTAAAGTGGTCGCTGTGGGCACAAAACAATCTCAGATGGGATCAAATATTATGCAGCTTATAATGGTAGAGCCCAATACAAAATCCAATTCTCCTGTGCAGAAAATCCATGGTGTTAAAAAGGAACGCATGTCAACTGCAAGTGTGCCAAGTCAGATAGGTAAATTGTCGAGAACTAGCAACAGTAAGACACCACAAAAACCGGAGATTGTTGTACAGCCAACGGAGCAAGTGCAGCAGGAGGAAGTAACAGAAACAATAGAGCAGCAAGAGGCAGTTCAAGTGGATGATGCGGCAGATGAGTTAGTAGATGAGCCCGTAGTTAGGTCTGCAGCCGGAGCACCTGGAATTGAACTCAGCTCTGAAAATGTTGCAGCTTTCGAGGATGAAGAGCAAGTACAGAATCAAAATATGAACATGGAATTCCCTAATATAAAGGTATATCAATGCTATCCCAATGAATGTCCACCACGTATTCCTGATCTCGGTGTCATGATGTGCGAAGagtgcaataaaaacaacaacctcCTCAACGGGAGCAATTTGGTCACGTCCTGTTCAGTAACCGAGGAGCATTACTTAAG CTTTGATGCGGATTCGGGATTGCAGCCAACTGCGGGTAATTGCTGGAATAGTGTACCACAATTTGGAATCTCTCATTACATGTATCCGATCAGCGATGGACAACAACATCGGGCCAGTTGGCATTCCAATTTGCAGTGTCCATATTCACAGGCGATGATGCAGACGCAACCAGCAACAAGAATGAGTCTCAATGGACGCAATGGCTGCAATGGCTGCAATAGGCCAAGTTgccgacagcaacagcaactgcagcagcaacaacaacataattaTGCAAATCCACAGATGCAGCGCAACTCTAGCTACAGCATGTTTAATCCGCAACAGCTAGCGATGAGTatgcaacaacggcaacagcagcaactacagccactgcagcaacaacagcaacagttgtcaCAGCAACagatgcagcaacaacatggtCTCACGGAACTGTTGGCtcagcagttgcagcaacagatGCAGCAGGCTCAGGCACAAATTACTCAGGTGCAAATGCAACTGTTCAACATTTGTGGTTGCTCCAAGGAGCCAAACGAACAAACACAATCAATTGATGCGGCTGAAGCCTCTACGTCAGGTCAAGTGCAGGGCAATAAACGAGAGGAGAAGTGCGaatgcgagtgcgagtgcgaatCGCAACCAGATGCACGGACAACAAACGGATATGTGGAGCAACCAACGTTATCTTGTGCTGGAAAGCCCAATGTATCATTCTGCTCACAGCCACCGTCCGTTTGTCAACCACAGTGTGGCAATGTGGTCCCAACATTGCCGGCACCACCTCAGCCAACAGTGTTGTCGTTGGGTTTCAGTTCCATGCCCCCACAATCCGAATTGAGCGGAGCAACTGTACCAGTGAACCAAACGTTACTTGCACCGCAGCAACAGTTTcagtcacaacaacagcaacagtttcagtcacaacagcagcagcagcaacaacagcaacaacaatttcagcaTCCCAGTCAGCAACCGCCCGGAATGCTTTCTTCACAGTGTCCTGGCAATTGTTTCTATAGTCCCTGTTGCCGGCAGCGTTATGCCCAGATGCGTTTCATGATGCCACGTTGCTGGCAGCGTCATTAG
- the LOC117788784 gene encoding uncharacterized protein LOC117788784, protein MFGNGPGSVPSGTNSGYAPGSTESDGDLGNGLGARTPGMYSENPPETMGNGPTNAVWQGPVDGANPVIPVYDLIGPRNLTSQGPGKNQQLSDMPAAGLPTRQIPRFDPCTGRECQPTPAQLATYGPGQPGQSGAYGMPMTCMYPCFCPLQCYPCPPAMNVCPPMQQGFGQSYTTNQTSNINDNANNKDKGERVDKTNSKSTLKERSERSKDVRITSRSPDSEKSSAKERNIAKASKPNKRDNQELELINCSNASPELIKRICDSLQVPNPPNSCYILLPIAMASKSKDKGEQPEKKSKKKPEMESPSVDDPKVSVPAEPKTNEKENPPATNVCKLTRNCGCNTLITGKFGEKSEKPEDSSAKNSCSPGANGACCSSACCYRPCYTYCYNPCTGCFYWRKKCCCCNGCCNNGGSCPMPKQASSPGTTSGSNGSKGPTASPPAKQKVPTDSAKGTSSGSASDQRFAAGAVSAFQPGVQELYDQWVGFQQHAVFPPMLPPRQQPPFMHRRFTSQSRDRDESQYRSPDIDWTPQ, encoded by the exons ATGTTTGGCAACGGTCCTGGATCAGTACCTTCTGGCACGAATTCAGGTTACGCACCGGGATCGACGGAATCTGATGGAGACTTAGGCAATGGTCTTGGAGCAAGAACCCCTGGCATGTATTCGGAGAACCCCCCTGAAACGATGGGAAATGGGCCAACAAATGCCGTTTGGCAAGGTCCAGTTGATGGTGCTAATCCTGTAATACCTGTATACGATTTGATTGGACCAAGAAATCTAACAAGCCAAGGACCtggaaaaaatcaacaactatCCGATATGCCAGCAGCAGGACTTCCCACCCGACAAATTCCACGGTTTGATCCATGTACGGGCAGAGAATGCCAACCTACACCTGCACAGCTGGCAACTTATGGGCCTGGTCAACCTGGGCAAAGTGGAGCATATGGAATGCCAATGACCTGTATGTATCCCTGCTTTTGTCCACTTCAGTGTTATCCCTGTCCCCCAGCTATGAACGTCTGCCCGCCAATGCAACAAGGTTTCGGACAATCATACACCACAAATCAAACAAGCAACATCAATGATAATGCGAATAACAAAGACAAAGGGGAGAGGGTCGATAAGACCAATTCTAAAAGTACCCTAAAGGAGAGATCGGAAAGATCAAAGGATGTCCG CATTACATCGCGTTCGCCGGATAGTGAAAAGTCGTCGGCCAAGGAGAGAAATATTGCCAAGGCGAGCAAGCCTAATAAGAGAGATAATCAGGAGTTGGAACTTATCAATTGCAGCAATGCCAGTCCGGAACTCATCAAGCG CATTTGTGATTCGCTGCAGGTTCCAAATCCGCCAAACAGTTGCTACATCCTGTTGCCCATTGCAATGGCGTCCAAGAGCAAGGACAAGGGTGAGCAGCCTGAGAAGAAGTCTAAGAAGAAACCGGAGATGGAATCGCCCAGCGTGGATGATCCTAAAGTTTCCGTTCCAGCTGAGCCGAAAACCAACGAAAAAGAAAATCCTCCGGCAACGAATGTGTGTAAACTAACCCGTAATTGTGGCTGTAATACGCTAATAACTGGAAA ATTCGGGGAGAAATCGGAAAAACCTGAAGATTCTTCAGCTAAAAATAGCTGCAGTCCCGGTGCCAACGGTGCTTGCTGCAGTTCAGCCTGCTGCTATAGACCCTGTTATACTTACTGCTATAATCCCTGCACGGGTTGCTTCTATTGGCGTAaaaagtgttgttgctgcaatggCTGCTGCAACAATGGCGGCTCCTGTCCCATGCCAAAACAAGCCTCGAGCCCTGGCACAACTTCGGGATCAAATGGATCAAAGGGACCAACGGCATCGCCGCCTGCCAAACAGAAAGTTCCAACTGACTCCGCCAAGGGCACAAGTTCAGGTTCGGCTAGTGACCAACGATTTGCGGCAGGTGCCGTATCGGCATTTCAGCCAGGTGTCCAGGAGCTATACGATCAATGGGTCGGATTTCAACAGCATGCCGTATTCCCTCCAATGTTGCCACCAAGGCAACAACCGCCATTT ATGCACCGAAGGTTCACCTCACAGTCACGTGACCGGGATGAGTCACAATATCGATCGCCGGACATAGATTGGACCCCTCAATAg